The Cyclopterus lumpus isolate fCycLum1 chromosome 6, fCycLum1.pri, whole genome shotgun sequence genome contains a region encoding:
- the il34 gene encoding interleukin-34, which yields MVQLSTSVYLLGGLLGLFPLSPVLMAPTPASMCTPLRTLNDSLSHRRRYMKHNFPINYTIRVHHKEIFKLSDINSMRLQVEWLDELVLQRLWFQVNQGVLKKIIRVMPERHPSRPYTTELERRFRDAEGVFVQSHPTEVFQQELPETIQDTWDHLTEETDRVPKSSWRFASPKFLLDNFCHTMHCLFSECFASTEGQQDYCAVFHSRKGR from the exons GCCTGTTTCCGCTATCACCTGTTCTAATGGCCCCGACACCAGCCAGCATGTGCACACCCTTGAGGACGCTCAACGACAGCCTCAGCCACAGGCGACGGTACATG AAGCACAACTTCCCCATCAACTACACCATCAGGGTTCATCATAAGGAAATCTTTAAACTGTCAGACATCAACAGCATG AGGTTACAGGTGGAGTGGTTGGATGAACTGGTTCTCCAGCGGTTGTGGTTCCAGGTCAACCAAGGCGTGTTAAAAAAG ATCATCAGAGTTATGCCAGAGAGACACCCTTCACGTCCATACACCACTGAGTTGGAAAGACGCTTTAGGGATGCGGAGGGGGTCTTTGTACAGTCACATCCCACTGAG GTGTTCCAGCAGGAGCTTCCAGAGACTATCCAGGACACTTGGGATCATTTAACAGAAGAAACTGACAGAGTGCCAAAGTCCAGCTGGCGATTTGCTTCACCGAAGTTTCTCCTGGACAACTTCTGCCACACCATGCACTGCCTCTTCAGTGAGTGCTTTGCCAGCACAGAAGGGCAGCAGGACT ACTGTGCTGTTTTCCATTCGAGGAAAGGCAGATAG